ACCGTCGGTAAGCCGCAGGTGGTCACCCAGACCATCGACGGCAAGCTGCACGAGCCGTTCGAAGCGCTGACCATCGACTGCCCCGAGGAGTTCCTCGGCGCCGTCACCCAGCTGATGGCCGCCCGCAAGGGGCGCATGGAACAGATGGCCAACCACGCCGCCGGATGGGTGCGGATGGACTTCATCGTGCCCAGCCGTGGCCTGATCGGCTTCCGCACCGATTTCCTGACGCTGACCCGGGGCACTGGTATCGCCAACGCCGTGTTCGACGGCTACCGCCCGTGGGCCGGTGAGATCCGCGCACGGCACACCGGCTCGCTGGTGTCCGATCGAAGCGGTCAGATCACCCCGTTCGCGATGATCCAGCTCGCCGATCGCGGGCAGTTCTTCGTCGAGCCCGGCGAGGAGACCTACGAGGGTCAGGTCGTCGGCATCAACCCGCGCGCCGAGGATCTCGACATCAACATCACGCGCGAGAAGAAGCTGACGAACATGCGCAGCTCGACCGCCGACGTGATGGAGACGCTGGCCCGGCCGCTGGAACTCGACCTGGAGAAGGCCATGGAGTTCTGCGCCGAGGACGAGTGCGTCGAGGTCACGCCTGAGATCGTTCGGGTGCGCAAGGTGGAACTGACGGCCAGCCTGCGGGCCCGCGCCAAGGCGCGCGCCAAGGCGAACGCCAAGGTCTAGACAGCACGCTGGGCCCCTCCTGGCGGAGAGGCCCAGCGGGTTTCGCCGCCGTCACTCGGTGGCGTCGGCGGTCTTCTTCGGCTTCGGTGACAGTGCCTTCTTGACCTTGGCCACCGCGGCCTTGACCTCGGTGCGCACCGACTTCGCCGCCTGACGCAGTGCCGCGCCTGGCTTGGCCTTCGGGGTCTTCGTCGTCTTGGCGGCCCCGTCGGTGTCGCCGTCGGTCTTGGCAAGGCCGGCGGTGTCGTCGGTGAGGGCGGCCCGATCCGCCTTGACCAGCTTGGCCCGCGGTTCGTCGGCGAGCTTGGCCTGGTCGTCGACCGTCTTGATCCTCCCCGGGTTGAGCGCGTCGGCGATGCTGAGCTGCGCGGCGCGCACCGTGGCCAGGATGCTCCGGTGGCGCACCTCCATCTTCATCTCGACCGGGGCGTCGTCGCGGATGCCAGTTCCGATGGTGACCGCCCGCGTGACGTCGGCGACGTTGGCCGCGCCTGTCACCACGGCGTTGTAGGTCGCGGTGAGGTCGCGTGTCTTGGCGGCATCGACAACTCCCACGAATGCGGTGATCTGAGCGCGGGTGATCTCCCGGAAGGCGTTCGCCGAGGCCGCGAGGATGGCCCTGGCCGCCTCCGGTACGACTTCGGAAAGTCGTCCGACGATCTCGGCCTGCATCCGCATGATCTGCTGGCCGGTTCGGATCAGTCTGTCGGCCGCCTGGAGGGCGCGGCCTATGGTGCCGTCCTCGAGCACCGCGATGGCACCTTCGACGTCGCCACTGCGGACCAGATCCCTAGCGGAGCTCAACGTGGCGGGCAGGTCCCAGACGATGCTCGAGAGCGTGGCACCGGCGTCCACCGCCGCGGCCGCGAGTCCCCCGGTGAAGTACAGCTGGTTCGAGATGAGTTGGCTCGTGATCGGCACCGGGTCGCTGACGAAGTCCATCGTGGACAGCGTGAGGTCCCGAATCGTGGCCTGCACGACGGGGGAGAACGCCTGGATCGGGTTGATCGGCCCTGTGGCCATCGCGGTGGGGACGACGGTGATGTCGTGAACTGAGCGAACTTCCGGCCCCGGTGTGACGGGTGACACCAGCAGGGCGCCGACGCCGACAAGCGCGACTCCCGCGGCTAAATGACTTCGTATTGCAATTGACATCTGGAGACCCTTTCCAATGGTGGCTGATGTGCGGAAACGTACCTGAGAGGAAGCTGAGCGATTGTTTTTCAGCAAAAATTAACGGCATGGTCGATCAATGTGCTTAACAACGCAAATAGTTGTTTAGCAAAGGTGAAATAGCTGCTATGGTCAGCGCAGTTCAACACGAGAAAGCGGGCCCCTCTCAGGGCGGAGGACGACCACCTTCGCACCGCAACCTTTGAGGCGATAGCCGTCTATAACAGCTAACGTAATTGTCGCTGGCATGAATGGTGTGCGGACCTGCGAAAATCTTGCCGCCGACAATATGGCGAAATTCTTCAGAGGAGCGCCGAATAGCCCACCCTGCACAATTGTCCGGCGGACTTATGGCATCGGGCAAACCTTTGCTGGGCAACGTCTGTGCTCGCTGATGCCGGTGATGACCGGCAGAAGGCCGCCGAACCTGCCGATACGCTGATGTGCGTGCCGACCGCCCGCCGCCGCCTGATGACGACCGCGGCCGTTTTGTCTGCGCTGGTCACCGGGGCGTGCACGGTCAGTCCGCCTCCGGCGCCGCAGAGCACGGAGACCGTGGAGAGCACGCCCCCGCCGCCGCCGAAGGCGACCCAGATCATCGTGGGCATCGACAACGTGGGCCCCGGCTTCAATCCGCATCTGCTCTCTGATCAGTCACCCGTCAATGCGGCGATCAGTGCCCTGGTGCTGCCCAGTGCGTTCCGTCCGGTCGTCGACAACAAGACTTCGACGGGATCGCGCTGGGAGATCGACAACACCCTGCTGCTGTCGGCCGAGGTCACCAGCGAGGATCCGTTCACGGTCACCTACAAGATCCGACCCGAGGCGTCGTGGACCGACAACGCCCCGATCGCCGCGGACGACTTCTGGTACCTGTGGCGCCAGATGGTCAGCCATCCCGGCGTGGTGGATCCCGCGGGTTATGACCTGATCACCGGCGTGCAGTCGATCGAAGGCGGTAAGACCGCGGTCGTGACGTTCTCGCAGCCCTACCCGGCCTGGCGGGAACTCTTCACCGACATCCTTCCGGCCCACATCGTCAAGGACGTGCCCGGCGGGTTCGGAGCGGGTCTGGCCCGCGCCCTGCCCGTGACGGGTGGTCAGTTCAGGGTCGAGGCCATCGATCCGCAACGCGATGAGATCCTGCTGGCGCGCAACGACAGGTTCTGGGGCCAGCCCGCGGTGCCCGATCAGATCCTCTTCCGCAGAGCCGGAGCTCCTGCGGCGCTGGCCGATTCGATCCGTAACGGCGACACACAGGTGGCTCAGGTCCATGGCGGTGCCGCGGCCTTCGCTCAGTTGTCGGCCATTCCCGATGTGCGCACCGCGAGGATCGTGACGCCCCGCGTCATGCAGTTGACGCTGCGCGGTCAACAGCCCCAGCTGTCAGATCCGCAGGTGCGCAAGGGCGTTCTCGGCCTCATCGACGTCGACCTTCTGGCCGCCGTGGGTGCCGGCAGCGACAACACCGTGACGCTGGCCCAGGCACAGGTCCGCTCGCCGTCGGATCCCGGATACGTGCCCACCGCCCCCGCGGCGCTCACGCGGGAGGCCGCGCTCGACCTCCTCGAGGGCGCCGGTTATGTGTTCGAACCGGAGAGTGCCACTCCGGAGCAGGAACCGTCCCGGCCTCGTCTGGTCAAGGACGACAAGCAGCTTGCGCTGGTGCTCGGGGTCGCAGCCAACGATCCGACGTCCGTGGCAGTGGCCAACACTGCCGCCGACCAACTGCGGAACGCAGGCATTGCGGCCTCAGTCCTGGCGTTGGACCCGGTCGCGTTGTACGGAGACGCCCTGGCCAACAACAAGGTTGACGCGATCGTCGGGTGGCATCGGGCCGGGGGAGACCTCGCGACGCTGCTGGCCTCGAGGTACGGCTGCCCAGCGCTGGAGGCGACTCCGGTTCCGACGACGGGGGCCACGCCGACCCCCACCTCCGCGTCACCAAAGCCGACGTCGGTGAGTCCGACCACCACCTCTGCGTCACCGAAGCCGACGTCGCCCACCGCGACTCCGACCACCACCACCGTGCCCCCGCCGCCTGCGGAGTCGGCCGAACTGGTTCAGGCGCCGTCCAACCTGACGCAGGTCTGCGACCGCAGCATTCAGGCCAATATCGATGCGGCCCTTGACGGTTCGAAAGAGATCGGCGCGGTGATCGACGCCGTCGAGCCCAAGCTGTGGAACATGTGGACCGTGATGCCCATCCTGCAGGACACCACCATCGTGGCGGCGGGGCCGTCCGTGCTGAACGTTGCCCTGACCGGCGCGGTGCCGGTGGGCATCGTCGGCGATGCCGGCACGTGGGCGAAGAAGCCCTGACCGATCGAGTCCTGCTGTGAGAGTCACTGCGGCCGGGTGACGCCCTGAACTGATGCGGAGGGGTGCCCGCGGCCGTGAACGCCACTGCCCCCTGTCCGACGCCGGGCGCCGAGCAGGGGGCAGAAGTGGCTCAGTCCTTCGAGTCGGCGGCCGACGCACGATCGGCGCCGGTCACGCGTTTCACGAGGCGCTCCAGGCGCTTACCGGGAGCCTTCACGTCGAGCTTCCGGTCGGCCTTGGTCAGAGAGGAGAGCGGCGTGATCCGCTTCGGCGCGGCCGTGTCGTCCTTCTCGTCCTTGACGTCCTTTGCAGCCGTGTCCCTGGCCGCGGACGGCAGCAGGCTGCTGCGCGCCTGCACGGTCGTCGTGGGGACCGGGGCACCCGAATTGGGGTTCACTCCCAGGGCGTCGGCCACGGTCTTGCGCACCGAATCGCGGGCGCCGATAAGCACGTTGTTGCGGAACTGCATTAACTGACCGTCACCGGTCGGGTCCGTGGGTTCGCCGTTTGTGCCTCCGACGGGTGCGGGCAGCACGCGCGCGACGCCTTCGATGGCGGGATCAGCGATCCACTGCGGTGCGTCGATGTACTCCCGCAGGGCCAGGTACAACGCGGTGTTCGGACCACCCGACAGTGAGGTGAGCGCCCCCTCCGCGACGGGAACCACGCCGAGGGGTGCCGACGCGAGTCCTCTGATCAGACGCTGCAGGGAAATGGCCGTGCCTTCGGCGAGGTCGCCGACATCGTCGCGCAGGTCGATCAGCGCGGTGTTGCGGAACTTCAGCAGAGCCCCGTCGCCGACACCATCGGTGGGCTCGCCGCCGGTTCCGCCGCCCAGTTCGTCCGGAATGATCTGCGCGAGGGCCTCCAAGACGGGGTCGAGCGCCCACAGCGGTGTATCGGCGGCATCGGTGACCACGCTGCGCAGCAGATTCTCGTCACCTGCGATCACCACGTACGCCGCGACAAGGGGCGTCAGCGGGGCTGACGCCACGGTGGTGACGAACCGCTGGCCGGACAGCGCCAGCAGTTCGGTCGGCGGCTGGTTATAGATTGCTGCCAGCCCAACCTGTGCTTCGATCGCCCGCGGTGTCGCCGCCGACGCGGGCGCGATCGGTGTCAGAGCGATGACGCTCGCGCCGACGATCGCCACACCCGCACCAAGACGGCATTGAACAGACTTCTTCATTTGCTGAACCCCCCAAGGTTCTGTGATTGCCCCAACCCCGCGCAGGTCTTCCATGCGCCCTGCGACGAGTATGGCTCAGGTTCCTCTCAGCTTTCACCACCTCGTTGAATGCGCAAGCATCCCTGGTTTCGAGGTGGTAGCTGACCGCTGGTCGAGTCGAACGGGGCCGCAGATCGAGCGGTCGGCTCGCCTTTGCTGGCGGCTGGGGCACGAGCAGAAACAAAGCGGGGCCCACTCAATGAGTGGGCCCCGCTTCGTGGGGGTGTTACTCGGCGCTGGCGCTGCTCGACGCAGACTCCCGCTTCGAGGCGCGCTCGGCCTTGGCGGCTGTGCGCTTCTCGGCACGCTCGGCCTTGGCGGCCTGACGCTTTTCGGTCCGCTCAGCCTTGGCCGCGGCACGCTCGGCCTTGGCGGCTTCGCGCTTCTCCTTGGCCTTGCTCACCGTGGACGGGGCTTCGGTGCTGGATTCGCTGTCGGAGCCGCCGGTCGACGGGGTCTCGGTCAGATCCGAATCCTTCACGACCACCGAGGTCTCGCCCTCGGAGGTCTCGTCCTTGATGGTGGAGTCGTCGACGGCGACGATCTCCTTGTCGACGGCGACATCGGTGGCGACCTCGACGTTGACCAGTGCGGTACGCGCACCGGCACCGGCATCCGGTGCCTCCGGGGTCAGCGCTTCGCCGATCGCCGTCAGGGCGCCGGTGATGGTCTCCTCAACCGTGTAGGAGATGGCGAGGGCGGTGTCGACGCCGTCGTCGATCAGGCCGTTGACGGCGGTGAGGCCGCCGAGCGCCAGGTCCTTGGCGTCGCTGATCACCTGGTTGATCTGCACCGCCAACGCCACCGGCAGACCCGCGATGTCCTCGGGCAGGCCGACGGCCGTCAGCAGGCCGGAGACCGCGTCCGCGACACCGGTCGTGAGGGAGGCGATCAGAGTCGCGGTGGTCTCCGTCAGGCTGGATGCCAGGTTCACCGGGATGTGCAGGAAATCGCCGGAGGCGATGATCCCGGTGTTGAGCACCCCGAAGCCTCCGCTGATGAGCGAGGACAGGGCCGTGGTGTAGCTCGCGGGGCTCAGCGGCTGGTCGCCGATGGCGGTGAGCGCACCGTTGATGCCCTGCTGCACGCTGGCGGTCACGTACCAGGGGATATCGGTGGCGGTGAAGAAGCCGGCCCGGAGGGCGTCCACGACGGCGTTTCCGGTGCTCGCCGCGGCGTTGACCACCGCAGAGATCGGGGTGATCGCCAGGCCCTGGATCGCCTGAACCACACCCGCGACGATCTGGCTGTCCGAGGCGGTCGCGAGGCCGCTGAGGATGCCGCTCAGGCCGCCGAGCGCGATGTTGATCTGGCCCTGCACCTCTCCGATGCCGAGCTTGATCAGGCCGTCCGTCCACGACACGGACTGTGCGGCGGAGGGCTCGACGTTGTTCCAACCCAACAGCGCGCCACCGAGGGTGTCGATCAGTTCGACGCCGCCGTAGACCGCGCCTGCGGCGATGTCCACGCCGCCGCTGAGCAGGCCGGTGTAGCTCGACAGGGCCAGCGGGTTGTTGACGACGTCGGCGAGAGCGTACAAAGCCGTCGACAGCGAACCGATGAGCGTCGAACCGATGATGTCGGTGACATCGCCCGGCAGGAAGGAGACGATCAGGTCGGCGTTGCCGACGGTGCTCAGGAGCTGGGAGAAGCCCGCTTCTGACGTGGCGGACAGGGCGTACAGCAGGCCGCCCAGGGTCGTCGTCGGGCCACCCGCGGCGTCGATCAGGGTGGTCCACAGGGCGGTGTTGAGGGTGGACGCTTCGTCGAGTACGCCGAGCAGAGTTTGCCCCGGAATCGAGGCGATCGCGTCGACCGTCCCGACGACGTCGGCGAGGCCGGCGTTGAGTGCGGCGATGAACTCAGCGATCGCGGCGTCGTCGATCACAGCCGACAGCTGCACGTCGGGCACCGAGACGCTCGGAATCGTCAGGGTCCGATTGTCGCTTGGTGTGACCACGACGGGCGTCAAAGCAATGGCACTGGCTGCAGTGAGTGCCATGCCGGCCGTGAGGTACGAGCGGGCGGAGATCTCCATTTTTTGTTACTTCCCCTTCTGGTTGGGCTGAACCGGGTAGCTGTGAGCGTAGGGGCAATTTCTCAGGTTCTGCTCAGGGAATTGCAGACCAATTCGGTCGATCTTTGCGTTTTCAACTAAGTTTGCTGGCGAAGGTCGGTGGCGTCGGCGGACTCACGTGTCGAAGACCGTGGATAACGGAAACTGGTGGCATGAGCTGTCATTGTTTGCTGGATACGCGTGAGGCTGCTGTTGCTGCTGTAACCAGCCTTCAAGATCGCCCGCGAGCGGCATAACTGTTAGCTGGGCCACATGAGCCGTGGTTAATTTCCGGTAACGTCAAAAATGATTGGCGGCGCTACGAGAATGTTTGCCCCAGGTGAACGAAATTTGATCTCGAAACAGTCTCGGCGGGATGTCGAGAACTCTCAGGAAGCCTCTCGGAAGGGGCTGACGGAGCCGTAAAACCTTGCTGCCAGGGCCGCGAACCTGAGCTCAACCTGGGAAGCTGCCGGTGGGCGGCGTTCGCCAAAAGATCGCCGCTACGCTGAATCGATGCAAGCTGAAAGGCCACGTCTTCTCTTTGTGCACGCGCACCCAGACGACGAGACCATCAACAACGGGGCAACCATCGCCCACTACGCAGCCCTCGGCGCCGAGGTTCGGGTCGTCACCTGCACCCTCGGCGAGGAGGGAGAGGTGATCGGCGAGCAATGGGCTCAGTTGGCCGTCGATCACGCCGATCAGTTGGGCGGATACCGCATCGCCGAACTCTGCTCGGCCCTGCACCTTCTCGGGATCGACGACCCGATATTCCTCGGAGGGGCCGGACACTGGCGCGACTCCGGGATGGCGGGAACACCTCCACGTGGCGGGCGGCAGCGCTTCGTCGACGCGGATGAGAGGGAGGCCGTCGGCGCTCTCGTGGAGATCATCCGCGATCTGCGTCCCCACGTCGTCGTCACCTATGACCCCAACGGCGGTTACGGGCACCCAGACCACATCAGGGCACACGAGGTGACGACGGCGGCGGTCGCTGCCGCAGCCACGACGGAGTACCCCGGTGAGCCCTGGACGGTGTCCAAGTTCTATTGGACGGTCCTCTCGGGCCGTGCCGTGCAGGCCGCCGCCGCCGGTTTGGACTCGTCTGACCTCCTGCCGGGATGGGTGCTGCCGCCGAGCGACATCGAGTTCGGCTACTCGGACGAGCAGATCACCGCGATGGTCGACGCCACCGATGGGTTGACCGCCAAGATCGAAGCGCTTGGGGCACACGCCACGCAGGTCGTCGTCGGTCCCACCGGTCGCGCCGCGGCGCTCTCGAACAACCTCGCACTGCCGGTCTCGGGATACGAGCACTACGTCCTCGCATCAGGGGAGAGCGGCGAGCGAAACGAGCGCGGTTGGGAGACCGACCTCCTGGCAGGCCTGGACCTGCCTTAGACAGGGAATCGCCGGCGGGACTGCCCCCTCTGCAGTCCCGCCGGCGAAGTCTTTGGCTCAGACGTTCGGAGAGCGCCGGAAGCGGCGCGTCCGAGTCCTCTTCGCGCGGTTTCGGCCCGCCTGGTGCTGTGTTTCGGTGCGGCCCTGCGCGATCCCCGCGATCATCGCGGCGCAGATTCTGCTGCTCATCGATCCCCCTCGATTCGGCTCTGCGCAGGAAATTACGGTGCTTCGTGACGGTGCGATACGCCCTGCGCCGCACACGCGTAGCCCTGGCCGGAGATTCGAGTAGTGACTACCTATGTCGGGTAGGCTGCCGACAGCGGCGCATCGGAAGGGACGAACCATGGATCCGGATCTGGACCCCAACCAGCAGCATTGGCAGGACCGGCTGGACAACTTCCAGTGGGTCGTGGGCTCGCTGACCGCGCTGCTCGACAGCGTCCCGACCTGACCGACGACCGCGGAGTCGATTCCGCCAGTCGCGTCATCGTCCTAGCTCTCCTCGCCGTCGACGGCGTCATCTGCGCCGTCATGTCTGCGCTGCTGTTGCCGCTGTATATCGGTGTCATTCCGTTCCCGATCAGTGCCATCGTCGCAGGCCTGGTCAACCTGGCGTTGGTGTGGGCTGCCAGCCAGTGGACGACGGAGACGCGCATCGCTGCGCTCCCACTCTGGACGTGGCTGATCACTGCCGGATTGTTGACCTTCGGGGGTCCCGGCGGCGACATCATGTTCGGCGGATCGGGTTGGCGCGCGTTCTACCCGATCCTGCTCATCGCGGTCGGGGCGGCACCGGCCGCCTGGTTCCTGGTGCGGCACAACGACGCGAAGCTTCGCCGCGCGCAAGCCAATCGCTGAAAGGCTTGCGCTGATCTCCCGCTGATCGGCTGCGCCAGCGCCCTCGGGGCAGGCCCGGTCTGCGTCAGTGCCCTCGGCCAGCCTGATCGGCTGCGCCAGCGCCCGTCGGGCAGGCCCGGCCTCGGTCTGCGCTACTCCGCGGTTTCGGCGGACCTTCGCGGTGACTTGGACGTGGTGGCCTTCTCGACGGCTTTCGCCACCCGGGTCTTCAGGCCGTCTCCGATGCGTGTACGTGGGCTGTCACCCACCGCGGGGTCGGAACTGGTGTGGTCCCTGCTGTCGTCCTTTTTGTCGGACTGGGCGGTCGCCTCGGAGGAGGACTTGACGGCCTTGGCCGCCCTGTCGAAATTCCTGCCGGCCTTCTCCCTGGTCAGTTCAAGCCGTGACAAGGTTTTGGCGAGGACATTCCGCGGATGCTGGACCGCGACGTCGGCGGGCGTGGTGACATCCGCCGGGGCGGGCGTGGTGACGGACGTGGTGTCCGGGGTGGGCTCAGGTGGCGTTCCCTGGTCCCCGGACTGCGTCGCGCCTTCGTTTTCGAGGTCAGTGAGCTGCACCGGTGGCGACGTCAGTGCGGAACCGGACCTGTCGGCGGGTGCGATCTCGTCGAGCGCAGGAACCCAGGTCGCGGGGTCGAGCGCCTGGGCCAGGTGGTCGACTCCGCGCTGGATCGCCGGCTGGATCGCAGCGTCCCAGGCCTCGCCAAGCGACTCGGACATTTCCGTGAGGGCTTCCGTGGCGTTGAGGACTGACTCTGGCTCTGTGGCGACGGACGCGGACGCGACTGACGAGAGGCTCGGCCACCACGGCGGCAGCGGCGGTATGGGGAACGGCAGCCACTGCAGGCTCAGGGCGTAGTTGATCTCCCCTCGGACGCCGGCGATCACACCATTGACGGCGGCGTCGGCGATGGCGCCGATTCCGGCGGCCCAGACGCCGAGGTTGAGCGGGTCGTTGACCACCGGGTCCAGGAAGTCGTAGACGAACGCATCGGTCACCGCGAGCACGAAGGGCTGGTACCAGATGAAGATCTGGTCGGAGATCAGGTAACCGAACGGGACGAAGCTCAGCGCCCACGGGGCCAGTTCGAGCGAAGCGTAGTTGGCCCAGCGTCGAGTGAACTCATACACGGTGTCGATGACGTTCGAGGCCGCGTTCATCGGGGCGACCCCCGCATCGGGCGACGGCGGCGCGGCCAGGGTGAACAGGTTGGGGGCGACGCTCGCGGTGTTCTGCACCGACCAGGTGACGGCCGGTGGCGCAGCGGGGGCGGGCGGTGACACGACTGGAGCGGCCACGATCGCGGTGGCCGTCAGCGTCGCGACGCCAACGGTCAGAACCGAGCGAACGGAAACACCCATACCAGCCCCTTGCCTGTGGATTTGGCCGTCCTGAAATCTACGCGCTGGGCGGCTGATCTGCCCGTATTGCTGCACACAACCGAGGGTGTGTTCACCGAAGCCGTCGGCGCGGCTAGTGTGGGGGGCGTCAGGGCAGGCACCGACGTTTCAGATAGTGAGACATGCGGATGAATCTCAACCATCGATGGGTTATCGAGGAGTGGCTCTGAACCCGCAGCGCGTTGACCTGCCCGCACCGGTCATACCCGTGGATACAGATGCCCCGAGTCAAGCGGCGCTGCGGCGAGTCCTGCGGCGAGCACGCGACGGAGTCGCCCTCAACGTCGACGAGGCCGCCATCGCATTGGCCGCCCGCGGAGATGACCTGACGGATCTGTGTGCGAGTGCCGCGCGGGTTCGCGATGCGGGCCTGGAGTCGACGGGTCGGCGTGGCCCAAAGGGGCGCCTGCCGATCAGCTATTCGCGCAAGGTGTTCATCCCCGTCACCCACCTGTGCCGGGACACCTGCCATTACTGCACTTTCGTCACCGTCCCGGGCGCGCTGCGCAAGCAGGGTATGGGCATGTACATGGAGCCCGACGAGATCCTCGAGGTCGCGCGGCAGGGCGCCGAACTGGGCTGCAAAGAGGCTCTGTTCACCCTCGGCGATCGACCCGA
The DNA window shown above is from Mycolicibacterium confluentis and carries:
- a CDS encoding ABC transporter family substrate-binding protein, whose amino-acid sequence is MCVPTARRRLMTTAAVLSALVTGACTVSPPPAPQSTETVESTPPPPPKATQIIVGIDNVGPGFNPHLLSDQSPVNAAISALVLPSAFRPVVDNKTSTGSRWEIDNTLLLSAEVTSEDPFTVTYKIRPEASWTDNAPIAADDFWYLWRQMVSHPGVVDPAGYDLITGVQSIEGGKTAVVTFSQPYPAWRELFTDILPAHIVKDVPGGFGAGLARALPVTGGQFRVEAIDPQRDEILLARNDRFWGQPAVPDQILFRRAGAPAALADSIRNGDTQVAQVHGGAAAFAQLSAIPDVRTARIVTPRVMQLTLRGQQPQLSDPQVRKGVLGLIDVDLLAAVGAGSDNTVTLAQAQVRSPSDPGYVPTAPAALTREAALDLLEGAGYVFEPESATPEQEPSRPRLVKDDKQLALVLGVAANDPTSVAVANTAADQLRNAGIAASVLALDPVALYGDALANNKVDAIVGWHRAGGDLATLLASRYGCPALEATPVPTTGATPTPTSASPKPTSVSPTTTSASPKPTSPTATPTTTTVPPPPAESAELVQAPSNLTQVCDRSIQANIDAALDGSKEIGAVIDAVEPKLWNMWTVMPILQDTTIVAAGPSVLNVALTGAVPVGIVGDAGTWAKKP
- a CDS encoding autotransporter outer membrane beta-barrel domain-containing protein; this encodes MEISARSYLTAGMALTAASAIALTPVVVTPSDNRTLTIPSVSVPDVQLSAVIDDAAIAEFIAALNAGLADVVGTVDAIASIPGQTLLGVLDEASTLNTALWTTLIDAAGGPTTTLGGLLYALSATSEAGFSQLLSTVGNADLIVSFLPGDVTDIIGSTLIGSLSTALYALADVVNNPLALSSYTGLLSGGVDIAAGAVYGGVELIDTLGGALLGWNNVEPSAAQSVSWTDGLIKLGIGEVQGQINIALGGLSGILSGLATASDSQIVAGVVQAIQGLAITPISAVVNAAASTGNAVVDALRAGFFTATDIPWYVTASVQQGINGALTAIGDQPLSPASYTTALSSLISGGFGVLNTGIIASGDFLHIPVNLASSLTETTATLIASLTTGVADAVSGLLTAVGLPEDIAGLPVALAVQINQVISDAKDLALGGLTAVNGLIDDGVDTALAISYTVEETITGALTAIGEALTPEAPDAGAGARTALVNVEVATDVAVDKEIVAVDDSTIKDETSEGETSVVVKDSDLTETPSTGGSDSESSTEAPSTVSKAKEKREAAKAERAAAKAERTEKRQAAKAERAEKRTAAKAERASKRESASSSASAE
- the mshB gene encoding N-acetyl-1-D-myo-inositol-2-amino-2-deoxy-alpha-D-glucopyranoside deacetylase, which codes for MQAERPRLLFVHAHPDDETINNGATIAHYAALGAEVRVVTCTLGEEGEVIGEQWAQLAVDHADQLGGYRIAELCSALHLLGIDDPIFLGGAGHWRDSGMAGTPPRGGRQRFVDADEREAVGALVEIIRDLRPHVVVTYDPNGGYGHPDHIRAHEVTTAAVAAAATTEYPGEPWTVSKFYWTVLSGRAVQAAAAGLDSSDLLPGWVLPPSDIEFGYSDEQITAMVDATDGLTAKIEALGAHATQVVVGPTGRAAALSNNLALPVSGYEHYVLASGESGERNERGWETDLLAGLDLP